One region of Schistocerca gregaria isolate iqSchGreg1 chromosome 7, iqSchGreg1.2, whole genome shotgun sequence genomic DNA includes:
- the LOC126282167 gene encoding patatin-like phospholipase domain-containing protein 2 — MASASKMNLSFAGCGFLGIYHIGVAVCFKKFVPHVLLNKISGASAGAIAACALLCELPIGEITTDVLRVVQEARKKTLGPFNPSFNVQNLLLEGLDKVLPEDAHLRVNGKLHISLTRVYDRKNVIVSQFNSKEDLMQALLASSFVPVFSGLLPPRFHGIRYMDGGFSDNLPTLDEDTVTVSPFCGESDICPRDTSSQLFHINLANTSIELSRQNVYRFTRILFPPKPETLAKMCHQGFDDAMAFLARRNMINCNRCLTIHASYEIKDPLNFSTESESNCEECIAHQRAAKIAKLPEAVVSIFQDAIASTNNGFTNWIFQYKGMKLLSILSLPYVLPVDIMYATFTKFVAAAPHIGNNLWNISKFLIQQVSELFENISKTQKLAASINCQLAITNFGGSKYDIDTGVDAPLKSKMNLNFTLNMASRERKNVVRAIEQRRCSSAMSEMPLDDDTFEQILRVTSEHETVIGFYYQDKNNRVTMTEIYDVTDVDLPGALSPEEQENNTYLQFDEDFDDPTSSTWPSQLTLNGPYSPYNNSMASISDLSLDDADHIAAESANVFSDPESEWNGMHSNGSFYADTSPDNGEQSLPESEQQTPETERLLTRKPSYLVLTD; from the exons GTGAAATCACAACAGATGTTTTACGTGTTGTACAAGAAGCTAGAAAGAAGACACTGGGACCATTTAACCCATCCTTTAATGTCCAGAATCTTTTGCTTGAAGGCCTCGATAAG GTACTTCCTGAAGATGCTCACCTAAGAGTGAATGGAAAACTGCATATATCACTGACAAGGGTATATGATAGGAAAAATGTAATTGTGTCACAGTTCAACAGCAAGGAAGACTTAATGCAG GCTCTACTAGCAAGCAGTTTTGTTCCAGTCTTTTCTGGGCTTTTACCACCTAGGTTCCACGGTATTCGGTACATGGATGGTGGTTTTAGTGACAATCTTCCAACTCTAGATGAGGACACAGTTACTGTTAGCCCTTTCTGTGGCGAATCTGACATATGTCCACGTGATACTTCGTCACAGCTTTTCCAT ATAAACCTTGCCAACACCAGTATTGAACTTTCACGTCAAAACGTATATAGATTTACAAGGATTCTTTTCCCTCCTAAACCTGAG ACTTTAGCAAAAATGTGCCACCAAGGATTTGATGATGCAATGGCATTCTTGGCAAGAAGAAATATGATAAACTGTAACCGCTGTTTAACTATCCATGCATCATATGAGATTAAAGATCCTCTCAATTTCAGCACAGAGTCAGAATCAAATTGTGAAGAGTGCATTGCACACCAAAGG GCTGCAAAAATTGCTAAGTTACCAGAAGCTGTTGTCTCAATTTTTCAAGATGCAATAGCTTCAACTAATAATGGTTTCACTAACTGGATTTTCCAATACAAAGGAATGAAGCTGTTATCAATATTGAGTTTGCCATATGTACTGCCAGTTGACATCATGTATGCCACATTCACAAA GTTCGTGGCTGCAGCACCACACATTGGTAATAACTTATGGAATATCAGCAAATTTCTGATTCAGCAGGTGTCAGAACTCTTTGAAAACAtaagtaaaacacaaaaattaGCAGCATCAATAAACTGCCAACTAGCAATCACAAACTTTGGAGGCT cTAAATATGACATTGACACTGGAGTTGATGCTCCCTTGAAGTCAAAAATGAATTTAAACTTCACACTGAATATGGCAAGCAG ggaacgaaagaATGTAGTCAGAGCTATAGAACAAAGGAGATGTAGTTCAGCTATGAGTGAGATGCCACTTGATGATGACACTTTCGAGCAGATACTTAGAGTGACATCCGAGCATGAAACAGTCATAGGATTTTATTACCAAGACAAAAATAACAGG GTAACAATGACTGAAATATATGATGTGACTGATGTTGATTTACCTGGAGCACTGTCACCTGAAGAGCAGGAAAACAACACTTACCTGCAATTTGATGAAGACTTTGATGACCCTACCTCAAGTACATGGCCATCTCAGCTTACTCTTAATGGGCCAT ACTCTCCCTATAACAACAGCATGGCTAGTATTTCTGATTTATCACTGGATGATGCTGACCATATTGCTGCAGAATCAGCCAATGTGTTTTCGGATCCAGAAAGTGAGTGGAACGGTATGCACAGTAATGGCTCATTCTATGCCGACACATCACCAGACAATGGTGAACAGTCATTACCAGAGTCGGAGCAACAGACACCAGAAACTGAGAGACTATTGACAAGGAAACCATCCTATTTGGTGTTGACAGATTAA